The following coding sequences lie in one Haematobia irritans isolate KBUSLIRL chromosome 3, ASM5000362v1, whole genome shotgun sequence genomic window:
- the LOC142232039 gene encoding UDP-glucosyltransferase 2-like isoform X1, with the protein MNFIKSFAIIFLALLCFSIKFIESARILVFLPIPIKSHVLIHASVANTLAEAGHNVTVLATIPNVYKKAKYTYIHIENVELYDGQLSSSMVNDNVPEYQRFSQSILSSLKTTNDTLNHPTLKDFLHKHKAGSFDLMIFGWFVNGFGVGLAGHFRCPIVISFMLQTVYPLDHLLGNPSEMSYVPTVFSGFQQPMEFKQRLLNFLATGFEQIILAPWMSGPLQEYYDYNFPADRYPPLEEVYKNVSLVLTNHHFSQGPIRPNVPAIIEIGGIQIKEKPDPLPEDLAKIMDSAKEGIIYFSFGSNVQGSHLSKEKAKIMFNALSKLPYKVLMKWGDSDFPGQSENIIYKSWLPQDDILAHANVKLFITHGGQGSVVESQYHGIPMVGIPFFGDQHSNMAKVEKSGFGLSLQYTSLTEEDFRSTILEVLNNPKYRENVQQFSKLYRDRPMTPRQLVRYWVDYVIRHNGAKHMQSPAVFMSWWQLSSIDVMAFLLAVIIGVFGLIFALCRCLCCRNKKASKSVNKAKKNQ; encoded by the exons atgaatttcataaaatcatttgccataattttcttgGCTcttttatgcttttccataaaatttattgaatcagcTCGTATTTTAGTTTTTCTTCCTATACCCATTAAATCGCATGTTCTAATCCATGCCTCAGTGGCTAATACATTGGCTGAAGCTGGTCATAATGTCACCGTGTTGGCCACAATTCCAAATGTTTATAAGAAAGCCAAATACACTTACATTCATATCGAAAATGTCGAGTTATACGATGGGCAGTTATCTTCGTCCATGGTGAATGATAATGTACCTGAATATCAACGCTTCAGCCAAAGCATTTTGTCTTCTCTAAAAACTACCAATGATACCCTTAATCATCCAACTCTAAAGGATTTTCTACACAAACATAAGGCTGGCTCGTTTGATTTGATGATTTTTGGTTGGTTTGTAAATGGTTTTGGTGTAGGTCTTGCTGGGCATTTTCGTTGTCCCATTGTGATTTCATTTATGTTACAAACTGTTTATCCTTTGGATCATTTATTGGGTAATCCATCGGAAATGTCATATGTACCCACGGTGTTTAGTGGTTTTCAACAACCTATGGAATTTAAGCAACGTTTGCTTAATTTCTTGGCAACAGGATTTGAGCAAATTATATTGGCTCCATGGATGTCTGGACCACTCCAAGAATATTATGA TTATAATTTCCCAGCCGATCGTTATCCTCCCCTGGAAGaggtttacaaaaatgtttctttggtTTTGACCAACCATCACTTTAGTCAAGGACCCATAAGACCCAACGTACCAGCTATAATCGAAATTGGTGGAATACAAATCAAAGAGAAACCCGATCCATTGCCTGAAGATTTAGCCAAAATTATGGATTCAGCTAAGGAAGGCATTATCTATTTCAGTTTTGGATCCAATGTGCAAGGTTCCCATTTGTCAAAGGAGAAAGCGAAAATAATGTTTAATGCCCTTTCGAAACTACCCTATAAAGTATTAATGAAATGGGGTGATTCAGATTTTCCTGGTCAATCGGAGAATATCATTTACAAATCTTGGTTACCCCAAGATGATATATTGGCCCATGCTAATGTTAAACTTTTTATTACCCATGGTGGTCAGGGTAGTGTGGTGGAATCACAATATCATGGTATACCCATGGTTGGTATACCCTTCTTTGGTGATCAACATTCAAATATGGCCAAAGTGGAAAAATCAGGATTTGGTTTGAGTTTACAGTATACCAGTCTCACTGAAGAGGATTTCCGTTCgacaattttggaagttctcAATAATCCCAAATATAGGGAAAATGTCCAGCAATTCTCTAAACTTTATCGTGATAGACCAATGACACCACGTCAATTGGTGAGATATTGGGTGGATTATGTGATACGACATAATGGAGCCAAACATATGCAATCGCCTGCTGTATTTATGTCCTGGTGGCAATTGAGTTCCATTGATGTTATGGCTTTCCTTTTAGCTGTGATAATTGGTGTTTTTGGCCTGATTTTCGCTTTATGTAGATGTTTATGTTGCCGAAATAAGAAAGCATCGAAATCTGTAAATAAAGCCAAAAAgaaccaataa
- the LOC142232039 gene encoding UDP-glycosyltransferase UGT5-like isoform X2, translating to MRLIILTSLLLLGISTIVDGARILAVIPTPSKSHAIIHSSVAETLAAAGHNVTVLSILPDVLKNTHYSTYIHIESKPLDPNFTTELVNKPQPFYKKINQMLTMVFDNANDTMNTAKFQEFLHNHGPGDFDLLILGYFMNDFMLGLGAHFQCPIVISFMIQPIVPINDMIGNPYELAYVPSLFSDIRPPMTFFTRVKNFIAIGFESVIMGGLKSIKNKQFYSYNFPADRYPPLEEVYKNVSLVLTNHHFSQGPIRPNVPAIIEIGGIQIKEKPDPLPEDLAKIMDSAKEGIIYFSFGSNVQGSHLSKEKAKIMFNALSKLPYKVLMKWGDSDFPGQSENIIYKSWLPQDDILAHANVKLFITHGGQGSVVESQYHGIPMVGIPFFGDQHSNMAKVEKSGFGLSLQYTSLTEEDFRSTILEVLNNPKYRENVQQFSKLYRDRPMTPRQLVRYWVDYVIRHNGAKHMQSPAVFMSWWQLSSIDVMAFLLAVIIGVFGLIFALCRCLCCRNKKASKSVNKAKKNQ from the exons ATGCGTTTGATTATTTTAACCAGCTTATTGTTGCTGGGAATTTCTACCATTGTAGATGGGGCCCGTATCTTAGCTGTAATCCCAACACCATCCAAGTCCCATGCTATTATACACTCCTCAGTCGCTGAAACATTGGCAGCCGCTGGTCATAATGTCACTGTTCTATCCATCCTTCCagatgttttaaaaaatacccATTATTCCACCTATATTCACATTGAGTCGAAACCTTTGGATCCCAATTTTACCACAGAGTTGGTGAATAAACCTCAAccgttttataagaaaataaatcaaatgttaacaatggtTTTCGATAATGCCAATGATACCATGAACACGGCAAAATTTCAAGAGTTTCTACATAATCATGGCCCTGGAGATTTTGATTTGCTGATTTTGGGATATTTTATGAATGATTTTATGCTGGGTCTGGGCGCCCATTTTCAATGTCCGATTGTCATCTCGTTCATGATTCAGCCCATAGTACCAATTAACGATATGATAGGAAATCCCTATGAATTAGCCTATGTGCCTTCATTGTTTAGTGATATTCGACCACCGATGACCTTTTTCACCCGGGTTAAGAATTTTATAGCCATTGGATTTGAGAGTGTGATTATGGGAGGCTTAAAGAGTATAAAAAATAAGCAGTTCTATAG TTATAATTTCCCAGCCGATCGTTATCCTCCCCTGGAAGaggtttacaaaaatgtttctttggtTTTGACCAACCATCACTTTAGTCAAGGACCCATAAGACCCAACGTACCAGCTATAATCGAAATTGGTGGAATACAAATCAAAGAGAAACCCGATCCATTGCCTGAAGATTTAGCCAAAATTATGGATTCAGCTAAGGAAGGCATTATCTATTTCAGTTTTGGATCCAATGTGCAAGGTTCCCATTTGTCAAAGGAGAAAGCGAAAATAATGTTTAATGCCCTTTCGAAACTACCCTATAAAGTATTAATGAAATGGGGTGATTCAGATTTTCCTGGTCAATCGGAGAATATCATTTACAAATCTTGGTTACCCCAAGATGATATATTGGCCCATGCTAATGTTAAACTTTTTATTACCCATGGTGGTCAGGGTAGTGTGGTGGAATCACAATATCATGGTATACCCATGGTTGGTATACCCTTCTTTGGTGATCAACATTCAAATATGGCCAAAGTGGAAAAATCAGGATTTGGTTTGAGTTTACAGTATACCAGTCTCACTGAAGAGGATTTCCGTTCgacaattttggaagttctcAATAATCCCAAATATAGGGAAAATGTCCAGCAATTCTCTAAACTTTATCGTGATAGACCAATGACACCACGTCAATTGGTGAGATATTGGGTGGATTATGTGATACGACATAATGGAGCCAAACATATGCAATCGCCTGCTGTATTTATGTCCTGGTGGCAATTGAGTTCCATTGATGTTATGGCTTTCCTTTTAGCTGTGATAATTGGTGTTTTTGGCCTGATTTTCGCTTTATGTAGATGTTTATGTTGCCGAAATAAGAAAGCATCGAAATCTGTAAATAAAGCCAAAAAgaaccaataa